Proteins from a single region of Dictyostelium discoideum AX4 chromosome 5 chromosome, whole genome shotgun sequence:
- the cox10 gene encoding UbiA prenyltransferase family protein, whose protein sequence is MMLSKIINNISKSGLRNTTNSKNGGLLYFQNYYMKSSTTITRLNSGNNNYSNNNNNNNNIILNDKFLNKQQNDKKIIYNNIFEEKNQFLKRIYSTSTTTTSTTTTTNINENNIKNENNNENNNENSNNNNEQSIKSNQTKSKGFLRGPYMTLIKLPITVYVTLTAIAGYVAACPIGAFDWVVLSQVSIGTFLASCSANIHNQEIEVQHDRKMPRTKDRPLVIGTINRGKAWVGSIALLTLGFGTMAVTPSLFVPGTLAACNVILYCWYTDLKRVTPLNTWIGAFVGAIPPLIGSVAATGEFEAIGMLLATFMYIWQIPHFLALSQVLREQYRGAGYKMLSVTHEKKTVDRVSLAHALFGIPLPFIFDYFFNFNVHPITLTCMALSSASLALPFITKISPKRLYIISLISLPITLFLSCLLRQPFAYYTDDDDEDKDKDNQNQIENQDKK, encoded by the coding sequence ATGATGTtatcaaaaattatcaataatattagtaaatCAGGATTGCGAAATActaccaattcaaaaaatgggggtttattatattttcaaaattattatatgaaATCTTCAACCACCATAACCAGATTaaatagtggtaataataattatagtaataataacaataataacaataatataattttaaatgataaatttttaaataaacaacaaaatgataaaaaaataatttataacaATATATTTGAAgaaaagaatcaatttttaaaaagaatttattcaacatcaacaacaacaacatcaacaacaactactacaaatataaatgaaaataatattaaaaatgaaaataataatgaaaataataatgaaaatagtaataataataatgaacaatcaataaaatcaaatcaaacaaAATCTAAAGGATTTTTAAGAGGACCATATATgacattaattaaattaccaattacAGTTTATGTTACATTGACAGCTATAGCGGGATATGTTGCAGCATGTCCAATTGGAGCATTTGATTGGGTAGTTTTGAGTCAAGTTAGTATTGGTACATTTTTAGCATCATGCTCAGCAAATATTCATAATCAAGAAATTGAGGTACAACATGATAGAAAGATGCCACGTACCAAAGATAGACCATTGGTAATTGGTACTATTAATAGAGGTAAGGCATGGGTGGGTTCGATAGCATTGTTAACATTGGGATTCGGCACTATGGCTGTCACACCATCACTATTTGTTCCAGGCACATTGGCAGCATGTAATGTTATCCTATATTGCTGGTACACCGATTTGAAGAGGGTCACACCCTTGAATACTTGGATTGGCGCATTCGTCGGTGCCATCCCCCCATTAATCGGCTCGGTTGCTGCCACTGGTGAATTTGAAGCAATCGGTATGCTATTGGCTACCTTTATGTACATTTGGCAAATTCCTCATTTCTTAGCACTCTCTCAAGTACTTCGTGAACAATATCGTGGTGCAGGTTATAAAATGTTATCAGTGACTCACGAAAAGAAAACAGTGGATCGTGTTTCATTGGCTCATGCTTTATTTGGTATTCCATTGCCTTTCATCTTTGactatttctttaatttcaacgTTCATCCAATCACTCTCACTTGTATGGCATTAAGTAGTGCCTCTTTAGCATTACCATTCATCACTAAAATCTCTCCAAAACGTTTATATATCATATCCTTAATATCTTTACCAATCACTTTATTCT
- a CDS encoding hypothetical protein (Similar to Dictyostelium discoideum (Slime mold). hypothetical 97.7 kDa protein) encodes MKRIINLKRRKNNKINSKYFLKKRHLKILMKSNQIKKINNNNNNNNNNNNNNNNNNNNNNNNNNNNNNKNNNNNFNKINFNKKKFKIGNNLNELNSIIIPNDTTHLLFSNYFNLQLNQLKIPKSVISINFINNCLFNQKVCKNSFSIMNKLKILKFGDNFNNADLPIKNGDLPISLIELDLGTLYNQDLEKGSIPLNVKKLSLGESFNKELKVGDIPPKVVSLQFSEHFNQIIKPNVLPNSITDLTFGSKFNQPLLPNSIPNNCKTLFFGVDFNQQIQINVIPPSVTKIIFNRSFSQKILPNSIKSNVKEIYFSNSLLESELENLPKTTKVYFNS; translated from the coding sequence atgaaaagaattattaatctaaaaagaagaaaaaataataaaataaattcaaaatattttttaaaaaaaagacatttaaaaattttaatgaaatcaaatcaaataaaaaaaataaataataataataataataataataataataataataataataataataataataataataataataataataataataataataataataaaaataataataataattttaataaaattaattttaataaaaaaaaatttaaaattgggaataatttaaatgaattaaattcaataataataccaaatgATACAactcatttattattttcaaattattttaatttacaattaaatcaattaaagatacCAAAATctgtaatttcaattaattttataaataattgtttgtttaatcaaaaagtttgtaaaaatagtttttcaataatgaataaattaaaaatacttaaatttggtgataattttaataatgctgatttaccaattaaaaatggtgatttaccaatatctttaattgaattagaTTTGGGAACATTGTATAATCAAGATTTAGAAAAGGGTTCTATACCATTGAATGTAAAGAAACTATCATTGGGTGAGTCATTTAATAAAGAGTTAAAAGTTGGTGATATTCCACCAAAAGTTGTATCATTACAATTTAGTGAAcattttaatcaaataattaaaccaaACGTACTACCAAATTCAATCACTGATTTAACATTTGGTTCAAAATTCAATCAACCTCtattaccaaattcaattccAAACAATtgtaaaactttattttttggtgTAGATTTcaatcaacaaattcaaattaatgtCATTCCACCCTCTGTAactaaaatcattttcaatcgGTCATTTTCTCAAAAAATTTTgccaaattcaataaaatcaaatgttaAAGAAATCTATTTCAGTAATTCTTTATTAGAATCAGAATTAGAAAATTTaccaaaaacaacaaaagtttattttaattcttaa
- a CDS encoding hssA/2C/7E family protein, which translates to MTILGSISQIGSMKMGGSKSSFNGSSCGAGFGSNSSSSIISFFNPLLPVVAFISGTVTSITGLVAGALTGTVDGLGKGANTGILLGYTPNI; encoded by the exons atgaCAATCTTag gATCAATCTCTCAAATTGGATCAATGAAAATGGGTGGTTCAAAATCTTCATTTAACGGATCTAGTTGTGGTGCTGGTTTTGGAagtaattcatcatcatcaatcatttcatttttcaatcCACTTTTACCAGTTGTAGCATTCATTAGTGGTACTGTAACATCAATTACTGGTCTTGTCGCTGGTGCCCTCACTGGTACTGTTGATGGCCTTGGTAAAGGTGCTAACACTGGTATTTTATTAGGATATACtccaaatatttaa
- the ddi1 gene encoding ubiquitin-associated domain-containing protein (Similar to UBA), whose product MAEITISIENENFIQVNLQPDQTVEDLKRRVEFETTILVNNQVLTLDGKVLDNEKKLSDYSIKGGDFLLITKNVLRAPQQRSQQPQQPQQPQQPQQQRQPQRDPLNSPQDILDHFTNNPEDLTQVINSNPALANAILSKDMKFLTHFVEQIKEQRRIQELALKDPYGEEYQKLAYQHIQQQNIEKNMQHAMEHTPEVFASVYMLYIECSINGHPLKAFVDTGAQQSIMSEKCAERCEISRIIDTRFHGIAKGVGTSKIIGRVHSTDLKLGNSLFSVSLSILQNQDVDFILGLDMLKRHQVILDLNRGVLQIANEKIEFLHEKDLKEILNKEQNDLEEDTKKATANSLSPSTTSTTTTTTTTTSPQTPTNATSPVNNNNNNNNNNNNTRPPINSPPVAKTPQPTPQPTTNQYASESNIQTLIGLGCSRDKAIRLLTQAKGNVDVAASMFFG is encoded by the exons ATGGCAGAAATAAcaatatcaattgaaaatgaaaatttcatTCAAGTAAATTTACAACCAGATCAAACAGTTGAAGATCTAAAACGTAGAGTAGAATTTGAA ACCACAATTTTAGTGAACAATCAAGTTTTAACACTTGATGGAAAAGTATTAGataatgaaaagaaattatcagACTATTCAATTAAAGGTGGTGATTTCTTATTGATAacaaaaaatgttttaagaGCACCACAACAAAGATCACAACAACcccaacaaccacaacaaccacaacaaccacaacaacaacgtcAACCACAAAGAGATCCTCTCAATTCACCACAAGATATTTTAGACCACTTTACAAACAATCCTGAAGACTTAACTCAAGTtataaat TCAAATCCAGCATTAGCAAATGCAATCTTAAGTAAAGATATGAAATTCCTTACTCACTTTGTAGAACAAATCAAAGAACAACGTCGTATTCAAGAATTGGCATTAAAAGATCCATATGGTGAAGAGTATCAAAAATTAGCTTATCAAcatattcaacaacaaaatattgaaaaaaatatgcAACATGCTATGGAACATACACCTGAAGTATTTGCCTCAGTTTATATGTTATATATTGAATGTTCAATTAATGGACATCCATTAAAAGCTTTTGTAGATACAGGTGCCCAACAATCTATTATGTCTgaaaaa tgtgCCGAAAGATGCGAAATTTCAAGAATTATTGATACTAGATTTCATGGTATTGCTAAAGGTGTGGGTACATCAAAAATTATAGGTAGAGTTCATAGTACAGACTTAAAACTTGGCAACTCTTTATTCTCTGTATCATTATCTATCCTTCAAAATCAAGATGTTGACTTCATCCTTGGTTTGGATATGTTAAAGCGTCATCAAGTCattttggatttaaataGAGGTGTATTACAAATTGCAAATGAAAAGATTGAATTCCTTCatgaaaaagatttaaaggagattttaaataaagaacaaAATGATTTAGAAGAAGATACTAAAAAAGCAACTGCTAATAGTCTTTCACcttcaacaacttcaaccactaccactaccactaccactacttcACCCCAAACTCCAACTAATGCCACTTCTcctgtaaataataataataataataataacaacaacaacaacactaGACCTCCAATTAATTCACCACCAGTTGCAAAGACACCGCAACCAACACCACAACCAACTACAAATCAATATGCTTCTGAATCCAATATCCAAACCCTTATTGGACTTGGTTGTTCAAGAGATAAGGCAATTAGACTTTTAACTCAAGCTAAAGGCAATGTTGATGTTGCTGCTTCTATGTTCTTtggttaa
- a CDS encoding DENN domain-containing protein, with amino-acid sequence MSKKLLFDQFLLVSLKEVEKDGANGGVQQSIVPYVKDIYPPDTVDPNVPLFCFPEEIDKTYIQYSGTSTRVTDSMFTFVLTDREGKQQFGFTKRILTQQPQQPDGSGGNKILECLCIISHHAWSSTFGSMLEILETRYRVSIDEIHNFLAASLLSVIPAPGDSFTVYIYDNPFISDKKPTNLPVSYTLKRPVSTDKSSLHDGTLQPLIETLSSQKLLHLFISLLFERRVIIYSENINRVSKFINAIVSLLDPFAWQHIFIPILPRSLLDYCTAPMPFIIGIHSSLLAPIRRKPLNEIVFVDLDKDQVLPLPEDIAIFPSILLQPLKHCLELQILDWKKNKHYDNKIIVETFRKFFVTVLGTYRRFFLKDMDKKKMIFDKISFIDSQLITPTKFFNVFCSSQMFERFIAEREEYYFKGVTPPGIFEKEAVIYDLKHPVTASINNTLRNKEKEKEKEKEKEKLAKQVQQQQKQLQPQQSLSVMKSPASNPLNGRFNGSVDRSFLASLINGINSSSSNSNGSSNNNNNNNSNSSNNGPPLASVSVTSSTVTNNSRGQVINNNNSSNNSSNNINSSSLNRGNTNGFNTASGLVSSSNNLGGNGNNNNSNNGNSPPLSNVGRSKTVTIADLKQQQQQQQTQPIPTSSHSNLITATLSAQRSNLASLANGILNAGASITKSTSTSFTMGSPSHGGNSGGDSSLKPSPLKSSVSHHKSLSDIANSIIPLNHIINSHYNNSGYSNLNNLPVSGSNANNNNNNNNNINNNNNNNNNNNNNNNNNNNNNNNNNNNNNNNNNNVSNNNNNNNVSNNNNINNNNNINNNIANNNNNNNNSNNNNINNNINNNNSFNSSASVDRKQILSNQSESLSKLPSLVLNGLITKSRSSSTVGLTSINNNNNNNNNNSNNNNNNNNNNNNNNNNNSGKLTSRPLRIFIPMKSIPWELLHQKFSPDDKHHLMVEDIHEFLFPQSPTLPHKQLVSQSVSNLGNLPPRKDSNSSPPPIITMNGSNFTPTNLEFEEFKRCASVDKNLFKIPETPSQFSIPLSISKKSGLNNSGGSLNNSGGGGGGGSSGSSGGGSSGGVNTNNNIGFNNCGKVLMPPPDSPNPVLSLKLSHRGHQRSYSTVNPVVRTPSLLGSSFDPNQNSNDTTNHCEFPQVTSSKVMEVLGTSLKHSSSLPKPLIVKSIQEEQISTPINTSNGADDFNPLPPLSSTIGSVSSAINVSGSSPAPQSINNTNNIINNNNNINGSDTTSIVNNNNQTKNSGSDFFSNNPLETHITTSPLPIGGGGSQVDNGNKFFTDGWPLGEPTSTPQISNNNNGIAQSGEVFFSQFVSAQQPSSISGSNKIPSVSSTSNNLNNNNNNNINNSNCSSFSSTSSILPPLINSSGMIPQASYHSSNFFDQSPLSQSSAFNDFGPPTPSMYHMSSSNPGTFLNNNNNNNNNNNNNNNNNNNNPLPPLNNSGNIINNNNNNKAVIDETSIDEFDMFLALRNKNKN; translated from the exons ATGtcaaaaaaactattatttgatCAATTTCTATTAGTTTCTTTAAAGGAGG ttGAAAAAGATGGAGCAAATGGTGGAGTACAACAATCGATAGTACCATATGTTAAAGATATATATCCACCAGATACAGTCGATCCAAATGTACCATTGTTTTGTTTTCCTGAAGAAATAGATAAAACATATATTCAATACAGTGGTACTAGTACTAGAGTTACAGATAGTATGTTTACATTTGTATTAACAGATAGAGAAGGTAAACAACAGTTTGGTTTTACAAAACGTATTTTAActcaacaacctcaacaacccGATGGTAGCGGTGGTAATAAAATATTGGAATGTTTATGCATAATAAGTCATCATGCATGGTCAAGCACATTTGGATCAATGTTGGAAATATTGGAAACTCGTTATCGTGTTTCAATAGACGAGATTCATAATTTCTTAGCCGCCTCACTCCTATCAGTTATACCAGCACCAGGTGACTCCTTTACTGTTTACATTTATGACAATCCTTTCATCTCTGATAAAAAACCAACAAATTTACCTGTATCATATACTTTAAAAAGACCAGTTTCAACTGATAAATCTTCATTACATGAT gGAACATTACAACCATTAATTGAAACATTAAGTTcacaaaaattattacacttatttatatcattattatttgaaagaaGAGTTATAATTTATTCAGAGAATATTAATAGAGTtagtaaatttataaatgctATTGTATCATTATTGGATCCATTTGCATGGCAACATATATTCATTCCAATTTTACCAAGATCATTATTGGATTATTGTACAGCTCCAATGCCATTCATAATTGGTATTCATTCATCACTATTGGCACCAATTAGAAGAAAACCATTGAATGAAATAGTTTTCGTCGATTTAGATAAGGATCAAGTTTTACCTTTACCAGAAGATATTGCAATTTTcccttcaattttattacaaCCTTTAAAACATTGTTTAGAATTACAAATACTTGATTGGAAAA aaaataaacattatgataataaaataatagttgAAACATTTAGAAAATTTTTTGTAACAGTATTGGGTACATATAGAAGGTTCTTTTTAAAGGATAtggataaaaagaaaatgatttttgataaaatttctttCATTGATTCTCAACTTATAACTCCAACAAAG ttctTTAATGTATTTTGTTCATCACAAATGTTTGAAAGATTCATAGCAGAGAGAGAAGAGTATTATTTTAAAGGTGTTACACCCCCAggtatttttgaaaaagaagcAGTAATTTATGATTTAAAACATCCTGTTACAgcttcaattaataatacccttagaaataaagaaaaagaaaaagaaaaagaaaaggaaaaagagaaattagcTAAACaagtacaacaacaacaaaaacaattacaacctCAACAATCTCTCTCTGTTATGAAATCACCAGCTTCAAACCCACTTAATGGTAGATTCAATGGTAGTGTGGATAGATCTTTCTTGGCTTCTTTAATAAATGGTataaatagtagtagtagtaatagtaatggtagcagtaataataataataataataatagtaatagcagTAATAACGGACCTCCACTTGCTTCGGTATCAGTAACTTCAAGTACTGTAACTAATAACAGTCGTGGTCaggtaataaataataataatagtagtaataatagtagtaataatattaatagtagcAGTTTAAATAGAGGAAATACTAATGGATTTAATACAGCTTCTGGTTTAGTTAGTAGCAGCAACAATTTAGGTGGAAATggaaataacaacaacagcaacaatgGTAATAGTCCACCATTATCAAATGTAGGTAGGTCGAAAACAGTTACAATCGCagatttaaaacaacaacagcagcaacaacaaactcAACCAATTCCAACATCATcacattcaaatttaattacagCAACATTAAGCGCACAGAGATCAAATTTAGCATCATTAGCAAATGGAATATTGAATGCTGGAGCATCAATTACAAAGAgtacatcaacatcatttaCAATGGGTAGTCCATCTCATGGTGGTAATAGTGGTGGCGATTCATCACTAAAACCATCCCCTTTAAAATCATCTGTATCACATCataaatcattatcagaTATTGCAAATAGTATAATCCCACTTAATCATATCATTAATAgtcattataataatagtggatatagtaatttaaataatttacctGTCAGTGGTAGTAATGcgaataataacaataataataataataatataaacaataataacaacaacaacaataacaataacaacaataacaataacaacaataacaataacaataacaataacaataacaacaacaacaacaacaataatgttagtaataacaataacaacaataatgttagtaataacaacaatataaacaacaataataatattaataataatattgcaaataataataataataataataatagtaataacaataatataaacaataatataaacaataataatagttttaatagtAGCGCAAGTGTTGATAGAAAACAAATTCTATCAAATCAAAgtgaatcattatcaaaattaccaTCATTAGTATTAAATGGATTAATTACAAAAAGCAGATCATCATCAACAGTAGGTTTAACaagtataaataataataataataataataataataatagtaataataataataataataataataataataataataataataataataatagtggtaaatTAACAAGCAGACCATTAAGAATATTTATACCAATGAAATCAATACCTTGGGAATTATTACATCAAAAGTTTTCACCTGATGATAAACATCACTTGATGGTTGAGGATATTCATGAGTTTTTATTTCCACAATCACCAACATTACCACATAAACAATTGGTTAGTCAGTCTGTTTCTAATTTAGGTAATTTACCACCAAGAAAGGATAGTaattcatcaccaccaccaattatTACAATGAATGGTTCAAATTTTACACCAACAAATTTAGAgtttgaagaatttaaaaggTGTGCTTCTGTCGATAAAAACCTATTTAAAATACCTGAAACCCCATCACAATTTTCAATTCCATTatcaatttctaaaaaatctGGTCTAAATAATTCTGGTGGATCTTTAAATAacagtggtggtggtggtggtggtggtagtagtggtagtagtggtggtggtagtagtggtggtgttaatacaaacaataatattggttttaataattgtggTAAAGTTTTAATGCCACCACCAGATTCACCAAATCCAGTTTTGAGTTTAAAGCTTTCTCATAGAGGACACCAAAGATCATATTCAACAGTTAATCCAGTGGTTAGAACTCCATCTCTATTGGGTTCATCATTCGATCCAAATCAAAATAGTAATGATACAACTAATCATTGTGAATTCCCGCAAGTAACTTCTTCAAAAGTTATGGAGGTATTGGGTACAAGCTTAAAACATTCCTCATCTTTACCAAAACCATTAATTGTTAAATCAATTCAAGAGGAACAGATTTCAACACCAATAAATACAAGTAATGGTGCTGATGATTTTAATCCATTACCACCACTTTCTTCAACTATTGGTAGTGTTTCTTCTGCAATTAATGTTAGTGGTTCATCACCTGCTCCTCAATCTATTAATAACACTAATAACATcatcaataacaacaacaacattaaCGGAAGTGACACAActtcaattgtaaataataataatcaaactaAAAATAGTGGTAGTGACTTCTTCTCAAATAATCCTTTGGAAACTCATATTACAACATCACCATTACCAATAGGTGGAGGTGGTAGTCAAGTTGATAAtggaaataaattttttacagATGGATGGCCACTTGGTGAACCAACTTCAACACCTCAAATtagtaacaataacaatGGCATAGCTCAATCTGGTGAGGTTTTCTTTTCACAATTTGTTTCAGCTCAACAACCTTCATCAATTTCtggttcaaataaaataccGTCAGTTTCAAGTAcaagtaataatttaaataataataataacaacaatattaataatagtaattgtaGTAGTttttcatcaacatcatcaatattaccaccattaatAAATAGCTCTGGTATGATTCCACAAGCATCTTATCACTCTTCAAACTTTTTCGATCAATCACCATTATCACAATCATCGGCATTCAATGATTTTGGTCCACCAACCCCTTCAATGTATCATATGTCTTCAAGTAACCCTggaacatttttaaataataataataataataataataataataataataataataataataataataataatccattaCCTCCCTTAAATAATTCtggtaatattataaataataacaataacaacaaagCAGTTATTGATGAAACCTCTATCGATGAGTTTGATATGTTTCTTGctttaagaaataaaaataaaaattaa